From a single Salvelinus namaycush isolate Seneca chromosome 14, SaNama_1.0, whole genome shotgun sequence genomic region:
- the LOC120058702 gene encoding RING finger protein 223-like, which produces MAQIPQVWHTQEEKVDLDILVAVGSQPECSICYNTYDNVFKTPKLLDCAHTFCLECLSRLMAISLGEQEGGGSSKILCPFCRHPTLLTKEGPPALATSSEVLCKLPSHQQHEEPVWLDGEKLCYKRALEASPEASSSTSTFCICIDIGASKAGEVPAQTRPHNMAFMRRLTSCKRLLLFIMLMVLLVVIVLWPLQCIVTTGNMHCMPRSVGSIQGSITTTATPFTSIHHSTKGAFH; this is translated from the coding sequence ATGGCGCAGATCCCTCAGGTGTGGCACACCCAGGAAGAGAAAGTGGACCTGGATATATTGGTGGCTGTTGGCAGCCAACCCGAGTGCTCTATCTGCTACAACACCTACGACAACGTCTTCAAGACGCCCAAGCTGCTGGACTGTGCCCACACCTTCTGCCTCGAGTGTCTGTCACGCCTCATGGCCATTTCACTGGGAGAGCAGGAAGGAGGAGGCAGCAGCAAGATCCTGTGTCCCTTCTGCCGCCACCCCACCCTCCTTACCAAGGAGGGTCCCCCGGCCCTGGCCACCAGCAGTGAGGTACTCTGTAAGCTGCCCAGCCACCAGCAGCACGAGGAGCCTGTGTGGCTGGACGGAGAGAAGCTGTGCTACAAACGGGCCCTGGAGGCCAGCCCCGAGGCCTCTAGCTCCACCTCGACCTTCTGCATCTGCATCGACATAGGGGCCAGCAAAGCAGGCGAGGTCCCGGCTCAGACACGCCCCCACAACATGGCCTTTATGAGGCGTCTGACCAGCTGTAAGCGGCTGCTGCTCTTCATCATGCTGATGGTGCTGCTAGTGGTCATCGTGCTGTGGCCCCTGCAGTGCATCGTCACCACGGGCAACATGCACTGCATGCCTCGCTCTGTGGGCTCAATACAAGGCTCCATCACCACCACAGCTACCCCATTCACCAGCATACACCATTCCACAAAGGGAGCCTTTCATTAA